A genome region from Vibrio tapetis subsp. tapetis includes the following:
- a CDS encoding S41 family peptidase, with protein MAPLNLLLYPHSLVWSPDNQTIAFAADIYGNDDVFSLVLNSGAFTRHTTHSAPDIPTSFSADGSSLLFYTHRLTTEKQDFYSIASHSIGEQGNQLYQLNIESEVAQNILAAPVRSANWNGTNTLLLYNTPHKDQIYRKHQSSYAVPVIWQYDHKTNIHTQITEDKVAAENPIWNQAGTGFYYLSERSGNFNVWFRDLNSQQDTQMTEYANHPVRHLSASQSGDLFFSYQGELFRLDNTHSTPQKLSISIRHFTPKTTTQYETSYADGMVLFPENTDEGLLTSNGDIFAFDGMKQTAKNLTNSATEEKDPTYTADGYAVIYSALRDNQWGLYLGQSPLEEELLSEAPVVQEQPFLLIEGHDVTQAQFSPDGEQLAFIVDGRALHSINLDDYDIEQPLISNIDTSNATTSNQSAGKKLLNKLLDRKVGQNSIGTALIAPEMVSYKDNVNYTWSPDSKQIAVTITPDASSTEIVVLDSKGEEPMIRASQSGFNKSRPVWSSDNRILMWSTTEFGLKTADGQDWDESIVGVFTNRKAMRDHNDEIELPETQESLPFSRKSLEYRQAFQLPVSSQLIDYALTGDFLTVVANVIDPAGNDSTQVFEYNIRTQESTPLFSDLPPATSSRIVAEQSSVYLLAEGEIYWLNLDSLESESVAISLPIEYQNESRRLAAYQQLVKQTQDNFYRKDMGGVDWSSYRDHYKQFLPHINNDRDFAVLIKELLGELNASHTGAYGSSSYPMTYDETADLGIIFTNQVSGYNDNGLVVESILPGGPFDDDQLSISIGDRIIAINEHPVNTLSELASMLNNQAGKTIEVTLGRDEQHWYERVKPIDEYRSNELMAKRWEIKRRNDVSSTTDGKVGYVYLPDMSNDSYLHLRSEALGRFRNADALIIDVRFNGGGFLADTLIEFLTARAAANVTPLLGKPSSDAGSRSWLKPSLVLTNSYSYSEGSAFGQYYQDLKVGPIVGEPVPGTGTAVMDLTSSVEAVTDSV; from the coding sequence GTGGCGCCGCTCAACCTCTTACTCTACCCACACTCTCTTGTCTGGTCTCCTGATAATCAAACGATAGCATTTGCAGCCGATATATATGGTAACGACGATGTTTTTAGCCTGGTTCTAAATTCTGGTGCGTTCACTCGACACACAACACATTCAGCACCTGACATTCCCACAAGCTTTAGTGCTGATGGCAGTAGTTTGTTGTTCTACACCCATCGTCTAACCACGGAAAAACAAGATTTTTATAGCATCGCCTCACACTCAATTGGCGAGCAAGGTAACCAGCTTTATCAACTGAACATCGAATCAGAAGTTGCTCAAAACATCTTGGCTGCTCCTGTAAGGTCAGCAAATTGGAATGGGACTAACACTTTATTGCTTTATAACACGCCACATAAAGATCAAATTTATCGAAAACACCAATCTTCATACGCTGTGCCCGTTATTTGGCAATACGACCATAAAACCAACATCCACACCCAAATCACGGAAGACAAGGTCGCGGCTGAAAACCCTATTTGGAATCAAGCTGGCACTGGTTTTTACTACCTCAGTGAGCGCAGTGGTAATTTTAACGTGTGGTTTCGGGATCTGAACTCTCAACAAGATACTCAGATGACTGAATACGCTAATCATCCTGTGCGTCACCTCTCTGCCAGCCAATCTGGCGATTTGTTTTTCTCTTACCAAGGAGAGCTGTTTCGTTTAGACAACACTCACTCAACCCCACAAAAACTATCCATCTCTATTCGCCACTTTACGCCTAAAACGACAACTCAATATGAGACAAGCTATGCTGACGGCATGGTGTTATTCCCTGAAAATACGGACGAAGGTCTTTTGACCAGCAATGGCGATATTTTTGCATTTGACGGAATGAAGCAAACGGCTAAAAACCTAACCAACAGCGCGACAGAAGAAAAAGACCCAACTTATACCGCAGACGGCTACGCTGTAATCTATTCTGCACTAAGAGACAACCAATGGGGTCTGTACTTAGGTCAATCACCATTAGAAGAAGAATTACTGTCTGAAGCACCTGTGGTTCAGGAACAGCCTTTCTTGCTAATTGAGGGACACGATGTGACTCAAGCGCAGTTTTCTCCTGATGGCGAACAGTTAGCGTTTATCGTTGACGGTCGCGCTTTACATAGTATTAATCTCGATGACTATGATATTGAGCAACCGCTGATTTCCAATATCGACACAAGTAATGCAACGACAAGTAATCAAAGCGCAGGTAAGAAACTACTTAACAAATTGCTTGATCGTAAAGTAGGACAAAACAGTATTGGTACCGCATTAATCGCCCCCGAAATGGTGAGCTATAAAGATAACGTCAATTACACTTGGTCTCCTGACTCAAAACAGATCGCCGTGACCATAACCCCTGATGCTTCTAGCACCGAAATTGTGGTATTAGATAGCAAAGGCGAAGAGCCTATGATCAGAGCATCGCAAAGCGGCTTTAATAAGTCTAGACCCGTTTGGAGCAGTGATAACCGAATACTCATGTGGTCGACAACTGAGTTTGGTTTAAAGACAGCCGACGGGCAAGATTGGGATGAGTCCATTGTCGGCGTCTTTACTAATCGTAAAGCAATGCGCGACCACAATGATGAAATTGAATTACCCGAGACACAAGAAAGCTTGCCGTTTTCTCGCAAGAGCCTTGAATATCGTCAGGCATTTCAACTCCCCGTATCAAGCCAACTGATTGACTACGCGCTCACGGGAGACTTCCTTACCGTCGTGGCGAACGTAATTGATCCTGCAGGGAACGATAGTACGCAAGTGTTTGAATACAATATTCGAACACAAGAATCTACGCCTCTGTTTTCTGACTTACCACCAGCCACTTCCAGCCGTATTGTTGCCGAGCAGTCGAGTGTCTATTTACTGGCAGAAGGCGAAATATATTGGCTAAATTTAGATAGCTTGGAGTCTGAATCTGTCGCAATTTCACTCCCCATTGAATATCAAAACGAGTCACGTAGGCTCGCCGCTTACCAACAGTTAGTTAAGCAAACGCAAGACAATTTTTATCGTAAAGACATGGGCGGTGTAGACTGGTCTTCATACCGTGACCACTACAAACAATTTTTACCTCACATCAATAACGATCGCGACTTTGCAGTCTTGATCAAAGAACTACTAGGCGAGCTCAATGCCTCACATACTGGAGCTTATGGTTCATCTAGTTACCCAATGACTTACGATGAAACGGCGGATCTCGGTATCATTTTCACGAATCAAGTCTCTGGTTATAACGACAACGGCCTGGTGGTGGAATCTATATTGCCAGGCGGTCCTTTCGATGATGACCAATTAAGCATTTCGATAGGTGACAGGATCATTGCCATCAATGAACACCCCGTCAATACGCTAAGTGAATTGGCAAGCATGCTCAATAATCAAGCAGGAAAAACCATCGAGGTGACTTTAGGCCGTGATGAACAGCATTGGTATGAGCGAGTTAAACCCATTGATGAATATCGAAGCAATGAACTGATGGCAAAGAGGTGGGAGATAAAGCGCCGAAATGACGTAAGTAGCACGACGGATGGGAAAGTTGGCTATGTGTATTTGCCTGATATGAGCAACGATAGTTACTTACACCTTCGCTCTGAAGCATTGGGCCGTTTTCGCAATGCTGATGCATTAATCATTGACGTTCGCTTCAACGGTGGAGGCTTCCTGGCCGATACCCTCATCGAGTTTTTAACCGCTAGAGCCGCAGCTAATGTCACACCGTTGTTAGGCAAACCCAGTTCTGATGCGGGCAGTCGAAGCTGGCTTAAACCATCATTGGTTTTGACTAACTCATATTCCTACTCAGAAGGTTCCGCTTTCGGGCAATATTATCAGGACTTAAAGGTAGGCCCTATCGTTGGGGAGCCCGTACCCGGAACAGGTACCGCAGTCATGGATCTAACCAGTTCCGTGGAGGCTGTAACAGATTCTGTGTAA
- a CDS encoding AsmA family protein yields the protein MKKLFLFISIPIAVIVLAVLALVLFINPNQFKPLIVDQAKQQTGLELVIDGDISWQFFPSLGFGLGKTELKNPAGFSAVNMLSIEKVGLAIEVMPLLDKQLVIGNVDLDGAHFAIETLKSGASNLDALSQSSTAKAEQTTEPTATNETPSSTSNSAVDEWQIKLAGISVTNAQLQMQNQQTASNLELFDLNFTLTEFALDKWTHAAFDGKGRNGEQSFAATGKVDVKLGQGFTRYEIKNLEFDGQFNDPTTNIEQAKVALASLNFGVPNTLEFTLKGRAADLDLDAKASTQLIIDSEFSQITLDKLVLDSNLEGKALPQSPMKVTMDSGLTFDVAKGHLAFALNKLTANKLQFDGKADVTLADIPKIRFNLHSPNIDLDEFLGLSSSPATASTGGETASSDQPASKAAVEVEPDLSALKGLDVKGSIVIDKFKAANAKLAKVTTKFSVNRGVAKLTTFSANLYQGSIKATGQLDARKSPASYVVSKQIKGVKVHPLLVDVAQFDLVEGTGNINVDVKGKSLKPSELKKNLAGVVKINFEDGSVYGVNLPHMIRSNYAKFKGQKVEGGDQEKKTDFSALTATLNLNKGVMETTDMHMESPLLRVTGSGQADYVNETVDMLIRASIVGSLEGQGGKDIEELRDLTIPVNVSGSWTQPQYKLVFDDVLKEKAKKEAERGLKKLLKDKVGEDDTKKLADQLLKGLFN from the coding sequence ATGAAAAAACTGTTCTTATTTATCTCTATCCCTATTGCCGTTATCGTTTTAGCGGTACTTGCCTTAGTCCTGTTTATTAACCCTAATCAATTTAAACCTCTCATTGTTGATCAAGCTAAGCAACAAACGGGTTTAGAGCTTGTGATTGATGGCGACATCAGCTGGCAATTCTTCCCTTCTCTTGGTTTTGGTTTAGGAAAAACCGAACTCAAAAATCCAGCGGGATTTAGCGCGGTTAATATGCTCAGCATTGAAAAGGTCGGCTTGGCAATCGAAGTGATGCCGCTGTTAGACAAGCAGCTTGTGATTGGAAACGTCGACTTAGACGGTGCACACTTTGCTATTGAAACGTTGAAAAGTGGCGCAAGTAACCTAGATGCACTTTCTCAATCAAGTACGGCTAAAGCTGAACAAACGACCGAGCCAACTGCGACTAACGAAACACCTTCGTCGACGTCCAATTCAGCAGTAGACGAGTGGCAAATTAAGTTAGCTGGGATTTCAGTGACTAACGCTCAACTTCAAATGCAGAATCAACAAACAGCCAGTAATCTTGAACTGTTTGATTTGAATTTTACTTTGACTGAATTTGCACTTGATAAATGGACGCACGCTGCATTTGACGGAAAAGGCCGAAACGGCGAGCAGTCATTTGCGGCTACCGGGAAAGTGGATGTAAAACTCGGTCAGGGTTTTACCCGTTACGAAATTAAGAATTTAGAATTTGATGGTCAGTTTAATGATCCGACAACCAATATTGAGCAAGCAAAAGTGGCGCTGGCTAGCTTGAATTTTGGTGTGCCGAATACGTTAGAATTTACCTTGAAAGGCCGTGCGGCTGATCTCGACTTGGACGCCAAAGCCAGTACACAATTAATCATTGATAGTGAGTTTAGCCAAATAACGCTCGACAAGTTGGTATTGGATTCGAATTTAGAAGGCAAAGCTCTACCTCAATCACCGATGAAAGTGACAATGGACTCAGGGCTTACGTTTGATGTGGCTAAAGGGCATTTGGCTTTTGCATTAAACAAGCTCACCGCGAATAAGCTTCAATTTGATGGTAAAGCTGATGTGACGTTGGCTGATATTCCAAAGATTCGTTTCAATTTACATAGCCCAAATATTGATTTGGATGAATTTCTTGGTTTAAGTTCTTCACCTGCAACAGCAAGTACAGGGGGGGAAACGGCATCCTCAGATCAACCCGCGAGCAAGGCCGCAGTTGAAGTTGAACCCGATCTATCAGCATTGAAAGGCCTAGATGTAAAAGGCTCGATTGTGATTGATAAGTTTAAGGCAGCGAACGCGAAGCTTGCAAAAGTGACCACCAAATTTAGTGTTAACCGTGGTGTTGCTAAGTTGACAACATTTAGTGCGAATTTATACCAAGGCAGCATTAAGGCTACGGGTCAACTAGACGCGCGTAAATCGCCAGCAAGCTATGTGGTTAGTAAGCAGATTAAAGGCGTAAAAGTGCATCCATTGCTGGTGGATGTCGCTCAGTTTGACTTAGTTGAAGGGACTGGCAACATCAACGTTGATGTGAAAGGGAAAAGCTTAAAGCCTTCTGAGTTGAAGAAAAATCTTGCCGGAGTGGTTAAAATTAACTTCGAAGATGGTTCTGTTTATGGAGTGAATCTGCCTCATATGATCCGCAGTAACTACGCTAAGTTCAAAGGACAAAAGGTTGAAGGTGGCGATCAAGAGAAGAAAACAGACTTTAGCGCGCTAACGGCAACCCTTAATCTAAATAAAGGGGTGATGGAGACCACCGATATGCACATGGAGTCTCCATTGCTGCGAGTGACCGGCAGTGGCCAAGCTGATTATGTCAATGAAACTGTCGACATGTTGATCAGAGCGTCTATTGTTGGGTCATTAGAAGGCCAAGGTGGCAAAGACATAGAAGAGCTACGTGACTTAACCATCCCTGTTAACGTTTCAGGTTCTTGGACGCAGCCTCAATACAAACTTGTATTTGATGATGTGCTAAAAGAGAAAGCCAAGAAAGAAGCGGAACGCGGTTTGAAAAAACTGTTGAAAGACAAAGTGGGTGAAGACGACACTAAGAAGTTGGCTGACCAGTTATTAAAGGGTCTATTTAACTAA
- the apbC gene encoding iron-sulfur cluster carrier protein ApbC: MEQFKSKLELCEWLEQFQHPLLTADWSHAAGWVVVLASGKVKITLPFSNNELAQNLENWIETQIDMAKVPNFEFQIVTDVASLETTVKSSVSGVKNIIAVSSAKGGVGKSTTAVNLALALVANGAKVGILDADIYGPSVPMMLSTQQAKPEVRDNKWMQPIQAHGLYSNSIGYLVDQDEAAIWRGPMASKALAQLLNETQWPDLDYLVIDMPPGTGDVQLTLAQQIPVTAAVIVTTPQDLALADARKGVAMLDKVEVPVAGIVENMSYHICSQCGHHEAIFGQGGAQKMAEEYGLSLLGQIPLHLLLREDIDNGKPTVVARPDSEHSGQYKQLAGRVAAQIYWQGKAKPQAINIMAID; encoded by the coding sequence ATGGAACAATTTAAGTCAAAACTCGAGCTGTGCGAATGGTTAGAACAATTTCAACACCCTTTACTTACGGCCGACTGGAGCCATGCGGCCGGTTGGGTGGTTGTGCTTGCGTCAGGCAAAGTAAAAATCACATTGCCATTTTCTAATAACGAGTTAGCTCAAAACCTCGAAAATTGGATTGAGACTCAGATAGATATGGCGAAAGTGCCAAACTTTGAATTCCAAATAGTAACGGACGTTGCCTCCTTAGAAACAACCGTTAAAAGTTCGGTTTCTGGTGTGAAGAACATTATAGCGGTGAGTTCGGCAAAAGGCGGTGTGGGTAAATCGACCACGGCGGTGAACCTAGCACTCGCATTAGTGGCTAATGGTGCTAAGGTCGGAATTCTAGACGCTGATATCTATGGTCCTTCGGTGCCAATGATGCTGAGTACTCAGCAAGCAAAGCCAGAAGTTCGAGACAACAAATGGATGCAACCGATCCAAGCGCACGGTTTATACAGTAACTCTATTGGTTATTTAGTTGATCAAGACGAAGCGGCGATTTGGCGTGGACCAATGGCATCAAAAGCACTCGCTCAACTTCTCAATGAAACTCAATGGCCAGATTTAGATTATCTTGTAATAGATATGCCTCCTGGTACGGGGGATGTTCAACTTACGTTAGCTCAGCAAATCCCTGTGACCGCGGCAGTAATTGTGACAACGCCTCAAGATCTAGCATTGGCGGATGCTCGTAAAGGTGTTGCGATGCTAGATAAAGTAGAAGTACCTGTGGCGGGCATCGTCGAGAACATGAGTTACCACATATGCAGTCAATGTGGGCATCATGAAGCGATTTTCGGCCAAGGTGGCGCACAAAAGATGGCCGAAGAATATGGGTTATCCTTGTTAGGGCAGATACCGCTGCATTTATTATTACGAGAAGACATAGATAACGGAAAGCCAACCGTAGTAGCAAGGCCAGACAGTGAGCACAGTGGTCAATATAAACAGCTTGCGGGTCGCGTTGCCGCTCAAATTTATTGGCAAGGAAAAGCAAAACCTCAAGCAATTAATATCATGGCAATAGATTAA
- the udk gene encoding uridine kinase, which produces MSNNNQCVIVGIAGASASGKSLIASTIFNELRAKVGDDHIGVITEDCYYNDQSHLSMEERVKTNYDHPNALDHNLLCEHLEALMKGEAVEVPEYSYSEHTRTDVSTTLTPKKVIILEGILLLTDPRLRDLMHATIFMDTPLDICLLRRVKRDVEERGRTMESVLKQYQETVRPMFMQFIEPSKQYADIIVPRGGKNRIAIDVLKAHIAKLLKA; this is translated from the coding sequence ATGTCTAATAATAATCAATGCGTCATCGTAGGAATTGCTGGCGCTTCTGCTTCTGGAAAGAGCTTAATCGCAAGCACCATTTTTAATGAGCTTCGTGCCAAAGTAGGGGACGATCACATCGGTGTGATCACGGAAGATTGTTACTACAACGATCAAAGCCACTTAAGCATGGAAGAGCGTGTTAAAACTAACTACGATCATCCAAACGCACTCGATCACAATTTATTGTGTGAGCATCTAGAAGCTTTAATGAAAGGGGAGGCGGTAGAAGTTCCAGAATACAGCTATTCTGAACATACCCGCACTGACGTATCAACTACATTAACTCCGAAAAAAGTGATCATCTTAGAAGGTATCTTACTTCTTACTGATCCTCGTCTTCGCGATCTGATGCACGCGACCATTTTTATGGACACTCCTTTAGATATTTGTTTGTTGCGTCGTGTTAAACGTGATGTAGAAGAGCGTGGTCGTACAATGGAGTCTGTGCTGAAACAGTATCAAGAAACCGTTCGTCCGATGTTCATGCAATTTATCGAACCGTCGAAGCAATATGCGGATATTATCGTTCCTCGTGGTGGTAAAAACCGTATCGCGATTGACGTGTTAAAAGCACATATTGCAAAATTGCTAAAAGCATAG